From the genome of Thermogutta terrifontis, one region includes:
- a CDS encoding glycoside hydrolase family 28 protein, with protein MVLQHHFTWQVLFRLTTATAFACFASSGAMTQEKDTYLVTEFGATADDDVLDTQAFQKAIDVAARHGGTVRVPKGRFITGRLQLPSGVRLFLEEGAVLQGSADFRDYGQGRWTDSFLFAENAERITIEGPGTLDGADCEIPGGEEGFRGPHAIRFVRCRNVTIRDVTITRAGNYAVLCNDSEDFLISGVKFRGGHDGVHAQACRRFRVVDCDFRTGDDCLAGCDNVDFEVARCQINSSCNGFRLGCVHLRVHDCRFWGPGEYPHRITIKKGKPRTNMLSAFVHFAPTDRNPKLPSDDWLIQNCTMDTVDAVYLYDFEKGVWQTGQPAKRLVFENIRAQNIALPLRVLGDKDRQFDLTLKNVLIALRDDRADQPVLDIAQFGRLNLENVVLQNSGKQPVLRARDGREIHLHHVEAKPTNPQPFLWSNVEKVSQD; from the coding sequence ATGGTCCTTCAGCATCATTTTACGTGGCAAGTCCTGTTTAGGTTGACCACGGCAACGGCCTTTGCATGTTTTGCCAGTAGCGGAGCCATGACACAGGAAAAGGACACCTATTTGGTGACGGAGTTTGGAGCCACCGCGGACGATGACGTTCTGGACACACAGGCCTTTCAAAAGGCCATCGATGTGGCGGCCAGGCACGGCGGCACGGTCCGCGTTCCCAAAGGGCGATTCATCACCGGCCGTCTCCAGTTGCCATCCGGTGTGCGATTGTTTCTGGAAGAAGGTGCCGTGCTCCAGGGCAGTGCCGATTTTCGGGATTACGGCCAGGGACGGTGGACGGATTCGTTCCTGTTCGCAGAAAATGCGGAACGGATCACCATCGAGGGCCCTGGCACCCTTGACGGTGCGGACTGCGAAATTCCCGGCGGAGAAGAGGGTTTCCGTGGCCCACACGCTATTCGTTTTGTCCGCTGCCGGAATGTCACGATTCGTGACGTAACAATCACCCGGGCGGGCAATTACGCGGTCCTGTGCAACGACTCGGAAGACTTCCTGATCAGTGGCGTGAAATTCCGCGGCGGCCACGACGGCGTTCACGCTCAGGCGTGCCGGCGATTTCGCGTGGTGGACTGTGACTTCCGTACAGGAGACGACTGCCTGGCCGGCTGCGACAATGTGGACTTTGAGGTCGCCCGATGTCAAATCAACTCCTCCTGCAACGGCTTTCGCCTGGGGTGCGTGCATTTACGGGTTCATGATTGTCGCTTCTGGGGGCCGGGCGAGTATCCCCATCGGATCACGATCAAAAAGGGCAAGCCCCGCACCAATATGCTGTCGGCGTTTGTTCACTTCGCCCCCACCGATCGCAATCCCAAGTTGCCCAGCGATGACTGGCTCATCCAGAACTGTACAATGGACACCGTCGATGCCGTCTATCTGTATGATTTTGAAAAAGGCGTGTGGCAGACCGGTCAGCCGGCCAAGCGCCTGGTGTTTGAAAACATCCGTGCCCAAAATATTGCCCTTCCCCTTCGTGTTCTGGGCGATAAAGACCGTCAATTTGACCTCACCCTGAAAAATGTCTTGATTGCCCTGAGAGACGATCGAGCCGATCAGCCGGTTCTCGATATCGCGCAGTTCGGACGGCTCAACCTGGAAAATGTCGTCCTCCAGAACAGCGGCAAACAGCCGGTTTTGCGGGCACGGGACGGCCGGGAGATCCATCTCCACCACGTGGAAGCCAAACCGACAAATCCCCAGCCCTTCCTGTGGTCGAATGTGGAAAAAGTCTCGCAGGATTAA
- a CDS encoding GNAT family N-acetyltransferase, with product MVHVAEITRWDELASLQLVWRELWGKTRRTSFFQSFEWFATAWKHFGDTQTFRVLVVSDGNEVIGLLPLVLRRESSRLGAFHVLTYPLDNWGDFFGPIGPHPTATLLVALRHLAESRRDWDVLDLRWVDRDRCDQLRTPMAMKQIGLVPLAQIWDRSAVIDGRMGWEEYWATRSSKFRNNLRRAEKRLLARGRVELVRYRPAGATWGDDDPRWDLFDACVNLASRSWQAHQDHGTTLSHESVYGFLRDVHEAAVKLGCLDLNLLTVDDQPVAFAYNYVYEGRVFGLRTGYDPDWADASPGNVLKFWMIRDSFERKDEEFDLGPGSLASKEAWATGFVESYRYTYFSPRSPRAQLLRWKRWWDTRLFSTEQLLARRSA from the coding sequence ATGGTCCATGTCGCCGAAATCACGCGGTGGGACGAGCTCGCCTCGCTCCAGCTTGTCTGGCGGGAACTTTGGGGAAAGACCCGCCGGACCTCGTTCTTTCAGAGTTTCGAGTGGTTCGCGACCGCGTGGAAGCACTTCGGCGACACGCAGACTTTTCGCGTGCTCGTGGTTTCCGACGGTAATGAAGTCATCGGCCTTTTGCCGCTGGTCCTTCGTCGGGAGTCTTCCCGCCTGGGGGCATTTCATGTTCTGACGTATCCTCTGGACAACTGGGGTGACTTTTTTGGGCCGATCGGACCACATCCCACAGCGACGCTGCTGGTCGCGCTGCGACATCTTGCCGAGTCCCGACGAGACTGGGACGTCCTCGACCTGCGATGGGTCGATCGGGACCGCTGCGATCAGCTTCGTACGCCGATGGCCATGAAGCAGATCGGTTTGGTCCCCCTGGCGCAGATCTGGGACCGGTCCGCGGTGATCGACGGGCGTATGGGATGGGAGGAATACTGGGCCACCCGTAGCAGCAAGTTTCGTAATAATCTGCGGCGGGCGGAAAAACGGCTGCTGGCACGGGGTCGCGTGGAGTTGGTACGCTATCGTCCCGCCGGCGCCACCTGGGGCGACGATGATCCGCGGTGGGACCTTTTCGATGCCTGCGTGAATTTGGCGTCCCGCAGTTGGCAAGCTCACCAGGATCACGGCACAACACTCTCGCACGAATCCGTGTACGGCTTTCTTCGTGATGTCCACGAGGCCGCGGTCAAGCTGGGCTGCCTCGACCTCAATCTATTAACCGTGGATGATCAGCCCGTCGCCTTCGCCTACAACTACGTTTACGAGGGGCGTGTCTTCGGTCTGCGGACCGGATACGATCCCGATTGGGCCGATGCAAGCCCGGGGAACGTGCTCAAGTTCTGGATGATCCGGGATTCTTTTGAGCGAAAGGACGAAGAATTTGATCTTGGACCCGGGTCGCTTGCCAGCAAAGAGGCGTGGGCTACCGGTTTCGTGGAAAGTTACCGCTACACGTACTTTTCGCCCCGGTCTCCGCGAGCCCAGCTCCTCCGCTGGAAGCGCTGGTGGGATACGCGGCTGTTCTCGACCGAGCAGCTTCTCGCCCGGCGCTCAGCGTGA
- a CDS encoding sigma-70 family RNA polymerase sigma factor, whose protein sequence is MGAVADYISEVRGWTESSTSQATRDRTEEFLGYFTQYHGRIFGYIFSMVPNEQDARDIFQKVCLLLWQKFESFDREADFFAWACGMAYNEVRNYFRVNSRSRLSFSQELLDTMAQEREDPEESDRRLEVLRRCLAELPQHERDLLLEVYAEGRSIREIAERRGKAAQTLYNRLNLIRRKLFAEVQQALAEN, encoded by the coding sequence ATGGGAGCCGTCGCCGATTATATTTCCGAAGTGCGGGGTTGGACCGAGTCTTCTACTTCGCAGGCGACCAGGGACCGGACAGAAGAATTTCTGGGGTATTTCACCCAATATCATGGGCGGATATTCGGATACATCTTCAGTATGGTGCCAAACGAGCAGGACGCACGGGACATTTTTCAGAAGGTGTGTCTTTTGCTCTGGCAGAAATTTGAGAGTTTCGATCGGGAAGCGGATTTCTTCGCCTGGGCCTGTGGCATGGCCTACAATGAGGTGAGGAATTACTTCCGCGTCAATTCGCGTTCGCGCCTCTCGTTTAGCCAGGAACTCCTGGATACAATGGCGCAAGAGCGCGAAGATCCCGAAGAAAGCGACCGACGCCTGGAAGTCCTCCGCCGCTGCCTGGCGGAACTTCCGCAGCATGAGCGGGACCTGCTGCTGGAAGTCTATGCGGAAGGTCGCTCAATCCGGGAAATCGCGGAGCGACGCGGGAAGGCAGCGCAAACGCTGTACAACCGCCTCAACCTCATCCGTCGGAAACTGTTCGCTGAGGTTCAACAGGCCCTGGCCGAAAACTGA
- a CDS encoding DUF362 domain-containing protein has protein sequence MHAKSTRREFLWQSAVATGGLLLPAQLSWAAPSETKMVITKWTGPSPQSPTEFAKIATQLTEQAVAALGGMSRFVKRGDVVWIKPNIGWDRTPELGANTNPDVVATLVRLCLDAGAKVVKVGDNPCDLPQKAYASSGIADAARKAGAQVVFLDRDRFREMDIKGERVKTIPVYPEIVESDVVINVPIAKHHVLATATLCMKNYMGVIENRRVFHQDIPTCLADITRFMRPSLCLLDCTRVMLAHGPKGGNIEDVAVRLTLAAGTDIVALDAFGAEMLGRKPSDIGSIVKGHQVGLGTMDYRSLQPKEITLS, from the coding sequence ATGCACGCGAAATCGACTCGCCGGGAGTTTTTGTGGCAATCCGCGGTCGCTACGGGAGGACTCCTTCTGCCCGCCCAGTTGAGCTGGGCCGCCCCATCGGAAACCAAGATGGTCATCACGAAATGGACGGGACCATCCCCACAATCACCCACCGAATTTGCGAAGATCGCCACGCAACTCACCGAGCAGGCTGTGGCGGCTCTCGGGGGAATGTCTCGGTTCGTTAAGCGGGGCGATGTGGTGTGGATCAAGCCGAACATCGGGTGGGACCGCACACCAGAGCTGGGCGCCAACACCAACCCCGATGTCGTCGCCACCCTCGTTCGCCTCTGCCTGGACGCGGGGGCCAAGGTTGTCAAGGTGGGCGACAATCCCTGTGACCTGCCCCAGAAGGCCTACGCTTCAAGCGGGATCGCCGACGCCGCTCGCAAGGCCGGTGCGCAGGTCGTCTTTCTCGACCGCGATCGCTTCCGGGAGATGGACATCAAAGGCGAGCGGGTAAAAACCATCCCCGTTTATCCGGAGATTGTGGAAAGCGACGTGGTTATCAACGTCCCCATCGCTAAGCACCACGTGCTGGCCACGGCCACGCTGTGCATGAAAAACTACATGGGCGTCATCGAGAACCGCCGCGTTTTCCACCAGGACATTCCCACCTGCCTTGCCGACATTACGCGGTTTATGCGGCCAAGTTTGTGCTTGCTGGATTGCACGCGGGTGATGCTTGCCCATGGTCCCAAAGGCGGCAACATTGAGGACGTGGCGGTTCGGCTCACGCTGGCCGCCGGAACGGACATTGTCGCCCTGGATGCTTTCGGGGCGGAAATGCTGGGACGCAAGCCGTCGGACATTGGCTCCATAGTGAAAGGGCATCAGGTGGGTCTCGGGACCATGGATTACCGTTCACTGCAACCCAAGGAGATCACCCTTTCATGA
- a CDS encoding ABC transporter permease: MWTVNPNFPVADWLSSLQTLLAMLPVWIKPLWIVAVGVLAAVVGLWVALALLGRLAPRVAAILRTTSKEATSQPLFYILLSLGIVMLLLSPILPYNTFGEDIKLLKAEGLTFIKLLAIVMAVWTASVSIAEEIEGRTALTVLSKPVARWKMLIGKFLGVMLPVTVMFIVLGALFLCAVSYKVKYDAREVSRPDPTVEECQGEILQSVPGLALAYLEALVMASVAAAISTRFPLLPNLLVCASIYALGHLLPTVVIETADRLEFVAFAAKLLAVVLPGLEYFSMETAIATGRPVSWDYLALAGLYSLVYMGLSMVLGLLLFEDRDLA, translated from the coding sequence ATGTGGACCGTAAACCCAAACTTTCCCGTAGCGGACTGGTTGAGCTCGCTTCAGACGCTCCTCGCGATGCTTCCCGTATGGATCAAACCTTTGTGGATCGTCGCGGTGGGCGTCTTGGCGGCGGTGGTTGGACTGTGGGTGGCGCTGGCCCTATTAGGACGGCTGGCGCCGCGGGTGGCCGCCATTTTGCGGACAACCAGTAAAGAGGCAACGTCTCAGCCCCTGTTCTACATTCTCCTGTCGCTGGGGATTGTGATGCTGCTTCTGTCGCCGATTCTCCCTTACAACACGTTTGGCGAAGACATCAAACTCCTCAAAGCCGAGGGATTGACGTTCATCAAGTTGCTGGCCATTGTCATGGCGGTGTGGACTGCCAGTGTGTCCATCGCCGAAGAGATCGAAGGTCGCACCGCTCTTACCGTGCTCAGCAAGCCGGTGGCGCGGTGGAAGATGCTGATCGGAAAGTTCCTGGGTGTGATGCTCCCTGTGACGGTGATGTTCATCGTGCTGGGAGCACTGTTTCTGTGTGCCGTTTCTTACAAAGTGAAATACGATGCCCGGGAAGTCTCCCGTCCTGACCCCACCGTCGAGGAGTGTCAGGGGGAGATTCTCCAGAGCGTCCCCGGGCTGGCACTGGCCTACCTGGAGGCGCTTGTGATGGCCTCCGTCGCGGCTGCCATTTCCACCCGATTTCCGCTGCTTCCCAATCTTCTGGTGTGCGCGTCGATTTACGCGCTGGGCCATCTTTTGCCGACAGTGGTCATCGAAACCGCGGATCGCCTGGAGTTTGTAGCATTTGCGGCAAAACTTCTGGCCGTGGTTCTGCCGGGACTGGAATACTTCAGCATGGAGACGGCGATCGCCACCGGACGGCCGGTCTCTTGGGATTATCTGGCCCTGGCTGGGCTGTACAGCCTCGTGTACATGGGGCTGAGCATGGTCCTGGGGTTGCTCCTGTTTGAGGACCGTGACCTCGCCTGA
- a CDS encoding 4Fe-4S binding protein, translated as MKRRLPFRRWIRRVVQIAFLLAFVGLILATRPVPGETPSWWLKAYFLADPLILVMTVLAAHAVPLLALFSLVTVLLTLILGRVFCGWICPLGTVHALTGWALDKVQKPAKRRDTFSPWQKAKYYILGGALVMALVGGHWITIFDPLVLLYRTVTTSLLPAAQWGIETGANAVYQADPRIGGFKLTSVTEPAYQYLRNHVFVLPKQAFLGTGLILAFFIAIVAANAYRRRFWCRYVCPLGALLGLLAKRPLLRRKVTSESCNECGLCTTACHGASASGLGTGWKPSECFVCLNCSTTCPRDACEFTFQPVIWRKEPAVQPVGLTRRGVLWAAAGGLVGFAFLRATPQGRGSVYHPRLIRPPGSRPEPDFLARCTACGMCMKVCPTGGLQPAITEAGLEGLFTPHLVPIIGYCDYTCTACGHVCPTEAIRPLTEEEKHQIKIGLAAFDVTRCIPYVYGRNCVVCEEHCPIPEKAIYCVETEVELRDGKKRRIKLPKVDPEKCIGCGVCEYVCPLDDAPGIRVITTNETRHDRHQALLPEVEGEEELPY; from the coding sequence ATGAAACGGCGTCTGCCCTTTCGCCGGTGGATACGGCGGGTGGTGCAGATTGCTTTTCTGCTGGCTTTTGTAGGGCTCATTCTCGCCACCCGCCCTGTTCCCGGAGAAACACCCTCCTGGTGGCTTAAGGCGTATTTTCTGGCCGATCCGCTCATCCTGGTGATGACGGTCCTGGCGGCGCACGCTGTGCCGCTGCTGGCTCTTTTTTCGCTCGTGACGGTCCTGCTGACCCTCATTCTGGGTCGCGTTTTCTGTGGGTGGATCTGCCCGCTGGGCACCGTTCACGCCCTGACAGGCTGGGCGCTGGACAAAGTCCAGAAACCTGCCAAGCGCCGTGATACCTTTTCACCGTGGCAAAAAGCGAAGTATTACATCCTGGGCGGGGCACTCGTCATGGCCCTGGTGGGTGGACACTGGATCACCATTTTTGATCCGCTGGTCCTCCTCTACCGCACGGTGACGACCTCTCTCCTGCCGGCGGCCCAATGGGGAATCGAGACGGGAGCCAACGCGGTTTATCAGGCGGATCCCCGAATTGGCGGTTTCAAGCTGACGAGCGTCACGGAGCCGGCTTATCAATATCTCCGCAATCACGTGTTTGTGCTTCCCAAGCAGGCGTTCCTGGGCACGGGTCTGATTCTCGCCTTTTTCATTGCCATTGTGGCGGCCAACGCTTACCGGCGGCGGTTCTGGTGCCGATATGTCTGTCCGCTGGGGGCCCTGCTGGGACTGCTGGCCAAACGACCGTTGCTCCGCAGGAAGGTCACTTCGGAGAGCTGCAATGAATGCGGACTGTGCACCACGGCGTGTCATGGGGCCTCGGCGAGTGGATTGGGAACCGGCTGGAAGCCCAGCGAGTGCTTTGTGTGCCTGAATTGCTCCACAACCTGTCCCCGTGATGCGTGCGAGTTCACCTTCCAGCCGGTGATCTGGCGAAAGGAACCTGCCGTTCAGCCGGTGGGCCTGACGCGTCGGGGCGTACTTTGGGCGGCGGCGGGAGGTCTGGTGGGTTTTGCGTTTCTGCGGGCGACCCCACAGGGACGCGGCTCGGTCTATCATCCCCGGCTCATCCGCCCACCCGGGTCCAGGCCCGAGCCGGATTTCCTCGCCCGCTGTACCGCCTGCGGCATGTGCATGAAAGTATGTCCCACCGGCGGCCTGCAGCCTGCCATCACGGAAGCCGGCCTGGAAGGCCTTTTCACACCCCACCTGGTGCCGATCATCGGGTACTGCGATTACACCTGCACGGCCTGCGGTCACGTCTGCCCCACAGAGGCCATTCGGCCGCTTACAGAGGAGGAAAAACACCAGATCAAGATCGGTCTGGCCGCCTTCGATGTGACACGCTGTATTCCCTACGTGTATGGCCGGAACTGCGTGGTGTGCGAAGAGCACTGCCCCATCCCCGAAAAGGCCATCTACTGCGTGGAAACCGAGGTCGAACTCCGCGACGGAAAAAAACGTCGGATCAAGCTTCCCAAAGTGGACCCGGAGAAATGCATCGGCTGCGGTGTTTGCGAATATGTGTGTCCGCTTGACGATGCCCCCGGTATTCGGGTGATCACCACCAACGAAACCCGTCACGACCGCCACCAGGCCCTTCTGCCGGAAGTCGAGGGTGAAGAAGAGTTGCCGTATTAA
- a CDS encoding acylphosphatase, giving the protein MEQREIFFSGMVQGVGFRYTTQRIAARYQVTGYVENLPDGRVHLVVEGDPQEIDRFVSEIYQHLGGFIRSADVNRGPATQKFQRFSIRYGGT; this is encoded by the coding sequence ATGGAACAGCGGGAGATTTTCTTTTCGGGAATGGTTCAGGGAGTGGGTTTCCGCTACACGACGCAGAGAATTGCCGCCCGATATCAGGTCACGGGATATGTGGAGAATCTTCCGGATGGGCGGGTCCATCTGGTGGTGGAAGGGGATCCTCAAGAGATTGATCGTTTCGTGAGCGAGATTTACCAACATTTGGGAGGTTTCATTCGCTCGGCGGATGTGAATCGGGGGCCGGCCACGCAGAAATTCCAGCGGTTCTCCATCCGTTATGGCGGGACGTGA
- the hemG gene encoding protoporphyrinogen oxidase, whose translation MVDTLPPTQFEHRAPSRVAVLGAGISGLAAALKIRELSPQTDVVIFDQQSRPGGVLGTVREDGFQVERSADNFITTLPWAMDLCRQLELGEHLVSTHPEHRRAFVVWRRRLHPLPDGFLMMAPSEFWPLATTPLLSPWGKLRAAMEYVLPPRLDEDDESLAAFARRRLGREVFERLVEPLVTAVYGADTERLSVLATLARFREMEKKYGSLIRAMRAQKGARRGGTHSGAKTPRESGARYSMFATLRFGLEQLVEEIVARLPQDALRLGTQVTGLARKDSGWLVTLDNGKAFPCDAVVLAVPAYAAARVIEQLDQQLSQELAGITYTGSVILALAYRREDVGHPLDGSGCVIPAVEQSPLLAVSFSSQKYPHLSPEGTVLLRVFAGGARRPDLVAEEEGRLRTLLRSEVEKLLHIRGKPVREWLFRWPAAMPQYEVGHLERLRRIEERLQRWPGLALAGNAYRGVGIPHCIRSGWRAAGRVLGLPVEDREFGSSPF comes from the coding sequence ATGGTTGATACTCTTCCGCCGACACAGTTTGAACATCGGGCCCCATCACGCGTTGCCGTTTTGGGAGCGGGAATCAGTGGGCTGGCCGCCGCGCTGAAAATCCGGGAGCTTTCTCCCCAGACCGACGTGGTCATTTTCGATCAGCAGAGTCGGCCGGGCGGCGTGCTGGGCACGGTTCGAGAGGACGGATTCCAGGTGGAACGCAGTGCCGACAACTTCATCACCACGCTCCCCTGGGCGATGGACCTGTGCCGTCAGTTGGAGCTTGGCGAGCACCTGGTGAGCACGCATCCCGAGCATCGCCGGGCATTCGTGGTATGGCGACGCCGCTTGCACCCGCTCCCGGATGGATTTCTCATGATGGCCCCCTCTGAATTTTGGCCGCTGGCCACCACGCCGCTCCTTTCACCGTGGGGCAAACTCCGCGCGGCGATGGAGTATGTTTTGCCGCCGCGTTTGGATGAAGACGACGAAAGCCTCGCTGCGTTCGCACGACGGCGGCTGGGGCGGGAAGTCTTCGAGCGCCTCGTGGAACCCCTCGTCACCGCCGTTTATGGTGCGGACACCGAACGGCTCAGCGTCCTCGCCACCCTTGCCCGCTTTCGAGAAATGGAAAAAAAGTATGGCAGCCTGATCCGTGCCATGCGAGCCCAAAAAGGAGCGCGAAGAGGGGGCACGCACTCGGGGGCGAAAACCCCGCGGGAAAGTGGCGCCCGGTACAGCATGTTTGCCACGCTCCGCTTCGGACTGGAACAGCTTGTCGAAGAAATTGTGGCGCGATTGCCCCAGGACGCACTCCGCCTCGGAACCCAGGTCACAGGTCTTGCCCGAAAAGACTCGGGCTGGCTGGTGACGCTCGATAATGGAAAGGCCTTTCCCTGCGATGCGGTCGTGCTGGCGGTCCCCGCGTATGCCGCGGCTCGCGTCATCGAACAGTTGGATCAACAGCTCTCGCAGGAACTGGCCGGTATCACATATACCGGGAGCGTGATTCTAGCCCTGGCCTACCGGCGAGAAGACGTGGGCCATCCGTTGGACGGGTCGGGGTGCGTCATCCCCGCCGTGGAACAAAGTCCCCTTCTGGCGGTCAGTTTCAGCAGTCAGAAGTATCCGCATCTGTCCCCTGAGGGAACCGTTTTACTGCGGGTATTTGCCGGTGGGGCACGGCGGCCCGACCTGGTGGCCGAAGAGGAGGGGCGGTTGCGGACTCTCCTGCGATCGGAGGTGGAGAAGTTGCTTCACATCCGGGGCAAGCCCGTGCGAGAGTGGCTGTTCCGCTGGCCCGCCGCCATGCCGCAGTACGAGGTGGGCCATCTCGAACGACTGCGTCGCATCGAAGAGCGGTTGCAGCGCTGGCCGGGCCTGGCCCTGGCGGGCAACGCCTATCGCGGCGTCGGCATCCCGCACTGTATTCGCAGTGGTTGGCGGGCAGCCGGACGGGTCCTGGGACTGCCCGTGGAAGACCGCGAGTTCGGCAGCTCGCCATTCTGA
- a CDS encoding Flp family type IVb pilin produces the protein MRQSRLPLWQKPPLFRRESQFICEEHGATTVEYAVMLALLLAVMIGAISQVGSQTNGLWSGIISDLQAVGFIP, from the coding sequence ATGCGTCAATCTCGTCTTCCACTTTGGCAAAAACCTCCCTTGTTCCGGCGAGAAAGCCAATTCATTTGCGAGGAGCACGGCGCCACGACGGTCGAGTACGCCGTTATGCTGGCCCTACTCCTGGCCGTGATGATTGGCGCTATCAGTCAGGTGGGAAGCCAGACGAACGGGCTGTGGTCCGGGATTATCAGTGATCTTCAGGCGGTCGGGTTTATCCCCTAG
- a CDS encoding RiPP maturation radical SAM C-methyltransferase, with protein MDQTREVVLVNMPFANLRWPNLGLSLLKAAVQRKGIPCRILYLNYDFAEQIGYDLYQWIADHFAFTLGGERLFSRHYFGRFPTTNQEYIQEVLRAADPDFSPRDEDEFLRLTKEAKTFLERAAAAYPWQQALVIGFATTFQQTMPSLALAKRIKAVCPTVTIVFGGAACEGEMGVTLAEEFPEIDYVFLGEADHIFPEFVAQLQSGQFHGPLPRGVISRQDVQKFTQRRAASSEFTSAITLPVVNGPKAEASLDTTLVDDLDNLPYPDFDDFFARYEASGLKRFFEPVLFFEMSRGCWWGQKHHCAFCGLNGRSMRYRSKSPERILAELKFLTQRYPATRGCAADNILDFRAFESLLPQLEAAQLPFHFACELKVNLTREEVGQLLRAGLGAAQLGIETFDSDLLKRIDKGALGVQNLQTLKWFTEAGIDVEWNWLYGLPGETPLTYERLVQLIPRIVHLAPPLGVGRVRMDRFSPFFEHPERFGMIRPRPFRAFHHVYPFSDKVLQRLAYYFEFDLIEGLNPDIEARPLLTAISQWREDHASARLTMRRHDDGTLLITDNRPKFGFRQHRLRGWEAQLYLFCDTARGPGAIRDWLASHPDVGGDECDDTLRRWQQEGILLCWDDRYLALAVWVPEQSDLYQAARRVEARIERHRAERHAHV; from the coding sequence ATGGACCAGACTCGGGAAGTCGTTCTCGTCAATATGCCTTTTGCCAATCTCCGCTGGCCCAATTTGGGACTGAGTTTGCTCAAAGCGGCGGTCCAGCGAAAGGGAATTCCCTGCCGAATTCTGTACCTTAACTACGATTTCGCCGAGCAAATTGGCTACGACCTCTATCAGTGGATTGCCGACCACTTCGCCTTCACACTGGGAGGAGAACGGCTGTTTTCTCGCCACTACTTTGGACGGTTTCCCACGACCAACCAGGAGTACATCCAGGAGGTCCTGCGAGCGGCCGATCCCGACTTCTCGCCCAGGGACGAAGATGAATTTTTACGGTTGACGAAAGAGGCGAAGACCTTTCTGGAAAGGGCGGCGGCTGCTTACCCGTGGCAACAGGCCCTGGTGATCGGCTTTGCGACCACGTTTCAGCAGACGATGCCGTCTCTGGCCCTGGCCAAGCGAATCAAGGCCGTTTGCCCTACGGTGACCATCGTCTTCGGCGGGGCCGCCTGCGAAGGGGAAATGGGAGTCACCCTGGCGGAGGAATTCCCGGAAATTGACTATGTGTTTCTAGGGGAGGCCGATCACATCTTCCCTGAATTTGTCGCCCAATTGCAATCAGGGCAGTTCCACGGTCCGCTTCCACGAGGGGTTATCTCGCGGCAGGATGTGCAGAAGTTCACGCAGCGTCGGGCCGCTTCTTCTGAGTTCACGTCCGCGATCACGTTACCTGTGGTGAACGGGCCGAAAGCCGAGGCTTCGCTGGACACCACGCTTGTTGATGATTTGGATAATTTGCCCTATCCAGATTTTGACGATTTCTTTGCCCGTTATGAAGCCAGCGGCTTGAAGAGATTCTTCGAGCCGGTGCTGTTTTTTGAAATGTCTCGGGGTTGCTGGTGGGGGCAAAAACATCACTGTGCCTTCTGTGGCTTGAACGGCCGATCGATGCGCTATCGCAGCAAGTCGCCCGAGCGAATTTTGGCCGAGCTCAAGTTTCTCACCCAGCGCTATCCTGCGACGCGGGGATGTGCCGCGGATAACATTCTGGATTTTCGGGCTTTTGAATCGCTTCTTCCTCAACTCGAAGCCGCCCAGTTGCCATTCCATTTTGCGTGTGAACTGAAAGTCAATCTGACCAGGGAAGAGGTGGGACAGCTTCTCCGCGCGGGATTGGGGGCCGCACAACTGGGGATTGAAACGTTTGACAGTGATCTCCTCAAACGCATTGACAAAGGTGCTCTGGGGGTTCAGAACCTGCAGACCCTCAAGTGGTTCACCGAGGCCGGTATCGACGTGGAGTGGAACTGGCTTTATGGATTGCCGGGTGAAACCCCACTCACTTACGAGCGTCTGGTCCAGCTCATCCCGCGGATCGTCCATCTCGCACCGCCGCTGGGTGTGGGGCGGGTCCGCATGGACCGATTTTCGCCCTTCTTTGAACATCCCGAGCGATTTGGAATGATTCGGCCCCGGCCGTTCCGGGCATTTCACCATGTTTACCCATTCAGCGACAAGGTTCTCCAGCGACTCGCCTACTATTTTGAATTCGACCTTATCGAGGGGCTGAATCCAGACATCGAGGCACGTCCACTGCTCACAGCCATTTCCCAGTGGCGAGAAGATCACGCCTCGGCGCGCTTGACGATGCGACGCCATGACGACGGCACGCTGCTCATCACGGACAACCGGCCGAAATTCGGCTTTCGACAGCACCGTCTGCGCGGATGGGAGGCCCAGCTCTATCTGTTCTGCGACACGGCACGTGGCCCCGGCGCGATTCGGGATTGGCTCGCCTCGCACCCAGACGTGGGCGGCGACGAATGTGATGATACGCTGAGGCGCTGGCAGCAGGAAGGCATCCTGCTGTGCTGGGATGATCGTTATCTCGCCCTTGCCGTTTGGGTTCCGGAACAGTCAGATCTGTATCAGGCGGCCCGCCGCGTGGAAGCGCGAATCGAGCGACATCGGGCGGAACGGCACGCCCACGTCTGA